One stretch of Roseiconus lacunae DNA includes these proteins:
- a CDS encoding DUF1501 domain-containing protein: protein MSVNQNYCDGMLRRDFVRIGAVTGLLGTIGSQITRGSETAGQRSARPFAKSCILIWLDGGPTHLETFDPKPDAPSEIRGPFGSIATTISGVRVSECLPNIAKQMDKIAMIRSMTSPLGEHNFGTHYMMTGYKPSPVLDYPPVGAMVASRADQTSVLPEYVAVPQATRNINSHGFLPAKFAPFEVGGNPGDAGFRVRDLDLVTGMTLSRLSRRTQFVEALNRLADSDFIDEDLRRASRLISSPEAKQAFELQDEPDTLRQRYGRGGGDPIGQSCLLARRLIERGVDFVTVHSGGWDTHQDLTQLMSRFPGDRNAKLPSLDRAVGTLLDDLSERGLLEQTLVMVMGEFGRTPKVNTSGGRDHWPNVFSVLLAGGGVPGGQVIGRSDSLGESPADRAITPSDLTATVYSLLGIDPSITIQTPGGRSVRLAPDGASAVLELIRANAVS from the coding sequence ATGAGCGTGAATCAAAACTATTGCGATGGAATGTTGCGTCGCGACTTCGTTCGGATCGGAGCCGTCACCGGATTGTTGGGAACGATCGGGTCTCAAATAACGCGGGGGAGCGAGACGGCGGGGCAACGATCGGCTCGGCCGTTCGCCAAGTCCTGCATCTTGATCTGGCTCGACGGCGGCCCCACTCATCTTGAAACCTTCGATCCAAAGCCAGACGCACCGAGCGAGATCCGGGGCCCTTTCGGGTCGATCGCGACGACGATCAGCGGGGTCCGGGTTAGCGAGTGCTTGCCGAACATCGCCAAGCAGATGGACAAGATCGCGATGATCCGTTCGATGACATCGCCACTCGGGGAACACAACTTTGGAACGCACTACATGATGACCGGCTATAAACCGTCGCCGGTACTCGACTATCCACCGGTCGGTGCGATGGTCGCTTCACGCGCGGATCAAACGTCGGTGCTACCGGAATATGTCGCCGTTCCTCAAGCAACCCGGAACATCAATTCACACGGCTTCTTGCCGGCGAAGTTTGCTCCATTTGAAGTCGGTGGGAATCCGGGCGACGCAGGCTTTCGTGTTCGCGATCTTGATTTAGTCACCGGGATGACGCTCAGTCGACTGTCGCGAAGAACACAATTTGTCGAAGCTTTGAATCGATTGGCGGACTCTGATTTTATTGACGAAGACCTTCGCCGTGCCTCTCGACTGATTAGCTCGCCGGAAGCGAAGCAAGCGTTTGAGTTACAGGACGAGCCCGATACGCTGCGGCAACGCTACGGACGAGGCGGTGGCGATCCGATCGGACAAAGCTGTTTGCTTGCCCGGCGGTTAATCGAACGTGGAGTGGATTTCGTCACCGTTCACAGTGGCGGGTGGGATACACACCAAGACCTCACCCAGTTGATGTCTCGTTTCCCGGGTGATCGCAATGCTAAACTGCCATCTCTGGACCGAGCCGTCGGCACACTGCTGGATGATCTCAGCGAACGAGGCCTCCTGGAGCAAACGTTGGTGATGGTGATGGGCGAATTCGGCCGCACCCCCAAAGTGAATACCTCGGGTGGACGTGACCACTGGCCGAATGTCTTCTCGGTGCTTTTAGCCGGCGGCGGTGTTCCCGGAGGACAGGTGATCGGGCGTAGCGATTCGTTAGGCGAAAGCCCTGCCGATCGAGCGATCACGCCGTCAGACTTGACCGCGACCGTCTATTCACTGTTGGGCATCGATCCTTCGATAACGATTCAAACACCGGGAGGTCGCTCGGTACGGTTAGCGCCCGATGGGGCGTCCGCGGTGCTGGAACTGATCCGTGCCAACGCCGTTTCGTAA
- a CDS encoding glycosyltransferase family 4 protein, with the protein MKITCCIHSLSGGGAERVMAGLANDLFCRGHDVSLVTYFADDARSLSIEPGVLRACLNLDVTGQTENRTGPRSGIDRIRQIRSRITTLAKVIERQSPDVVLSFCDRMNLDVLLALRGRGLPVMVCERSDPASQGLGLVWNWMRSRLYRQATTVVALTPTAKDYLRRFSNHVIVIPSAIKTPTSYSNREIACANRTIVAAGRLESEKGFDRLITAFARATQGHPDWKLVLYGDGSLRRQLQRQATELGINDRFEMPGWVRPLQPHLAEATIFCLSSHYEGFPSVLLESMSLGVPSISVDCESGPREIIAHGRNAWLVENETPALAAGIRYLIDHAETRESLGHHGREIIERFGWDKMVDRYETALARISSSTADAPSGANRTERPPGV; encoded by the coding sequence TTGAAGATCACTTGCTGCATTCATTCGCTTTCCGGTGGCGGGGCAGAACGAGTCATGGCGGGGCTGGCAAACGATTTATTCTGCCGAGGTCACGATGTCTCCTTGGTCACATACTTTGCGGACGATGCGCGTTCGCTATCGATCGAACCGGGAGTCTTACGGGCATGCCTAAACCTCGATGTCACCGGGCAAACCGAAAATCGAACGGGTCCTCGTTCCGGCATCGACAGAATTAGACAGATTCGAAGCCGGATCACTACCCTCGCCAAAGTCATCGAGCGGCAGTCACCAGATGTGGTCCTTTCGTTTTGTGACCGTATGAACCTTGATGTGCTTCTGGCCCTTCGTGGTCGTGGTTTGCCCGTGATGGTTTGTGAACGCAGCGACCCAGCTTCGCAAGGATTGGGCTTGGTTTGGAACTGGATGCGAAGTCGCCTGTATCGTCAGGCGACAACCGTGGTCGCTTTAACGCCGACTGCGAAAGACTATCTGAGGCGTTTTAGCAACCATGTGATTGTGATCCCTTCGGCGATCAAAACGCCGACATCTTACTCAAACCGTGAAATCGCTTGTGCCAACCGAACGATCGTTGCCGCAGGAAGACTAGAATCCGAAAAGGGATTCGACCGATTGATCACTGCGTTCGCCAGAGCGACCCAAGGACATCCCGATTGGAAACTGGTTCTCTATGGTGACGGAAGTCTGCGCCGACAGCTTCAGAGACAAGCTACAGAACTGGGAATCAACGATCGGTTTGAAATGCCTGGCTGGGTTCGACCGCTGCAACCGCATTTGGCCGAAGCGACCATATTTTGCTTATCAAGCCACTACGAAGGCTTTCCATCGGTTCTGCTCGAGTCCATGTCGCTGGGCGTGCCCTCGATTAGCGTTGACTGCGAGAGCGGACCGCGTGAAATCATTGCCCACGGACGAAACGCATGGCTCGTCGAAAATGAGACGCCGGCACTTGCCGCGGGAATTCGATACCTCATCGATCATGCCGAAACTCGCGAAAGCTTAGGACATCACGGCCGTGAAATCATTGAACGATTCGGCTGGGACAAGATGGTTGACCGTTACGAAACGGCGTTGGCACGGATCAGTTCCAGCACCGCGGACGCCCCATCGGGCGCTAACCGTACCGAGCGACCTCCCGGTGTTTGA
- a CDS encoding DapH/DapD/GlmU-related protein yields MHTLYIFGGSSTALEIADAIPRKQAEVFHVVPVTEPHDGQTRIRIDRLEQHLEGRKETGYILSMADVAIREECQSVAKRLDLSPRSVIHPLAFVSPTAKVAQGAYLAAHSVVSANAVLQPHAMINFHALVGHDATLGEHCRLNPGARIGGNATIGDRVLIGANSFVYQGTKIGEDSVVDAMTSVRFDLSARQIISQHRNNGRPLKRPLVKRFLAEQSQDAQR; encoded by the coding sequence ATGCATACGCTGTACATCTTTGGTGGCTCAAGCACCGCCTTGGAAATTGCCGACGCAATCCCTCGAAAGCAAGCCGAGGTCTTTCATGTCGTTCCGGTGACAGAGCCACACGATGGTCAGACTCGCATTCGCATCGACCGTCTTGAGCAACATCTCGAAGGTCGGAAGGAGACGGGATACATCCTTTCAATGGCCGACGTGGCGATCAGGGAAGAGTGTCAGTCGGTGGCCAAGCGTTTGGATCTTTCACCTCGGTCGGTGATCCATCCCCTGGCCTTTGTGTCACCAACCGCCAAGGTAGCGCAGGGGGCATATCTTGCGGCCCATTCGGTTGTCTCGGCAAACGCCGTGTTACAACCGCATGCGATGATCAACTTTCATGCCCTAGTCGGGCATGATGCCACGTTGGGAGAGCATTGCCGACTTAACCCCGGGGCCAGAATCGGTGGCAATGCAACCATTGGCGACCGAGTTCTGATCGGTGCCAATTCATTCGTCTATCAGGGGACGAAGATAGGAGAAGATTCCGTCGTCGATGCGATGACTTCGGTGCGTTTCGATCTGTCAGCCAGACAGATCATCAGCCAACATCGAAACAACGGACGCCCACTGAAACGTCCTCTCGTCAAACGCTTCCTCGCCGAACAATCGCAAGATGCTCAGCGGTAA
- a CDS encoding SDR family NAD(P)-dependent oxidoreductase has product MASPKNVLVTGGTRGLGLSVVRRLAGEGYAVIATGRTLSAPLTQLIESQAFEHPIVFEQLDLAVPDSIRHRIGNMIDQHGELYGLVNNAAVGLDGVLATMHESDIQDTLQINLTSTILVTKYASRSMLIQRRGRIVNVASVVARTGYSGLAVYAATKAGLIGFTKSLSRELGKVGITVNSVSPGFLETEMTETLGQESLAKIKSRSALKKLASIDDVAGGIAYLMSDAGVSVTGTDLVIDAGGTA; this is encoded by the coding sequence ATGGCTTCCCCAAAAAATGTCTTGGTGACCGGCGGCACGCGCGGCTTGGGACTCTCGGTTGTACGACGACTTGCAGGCGAAGGTTATGCGGTCATCGCGACGGGCCGAACGCTCAGCGCTCCGCTAACTCAATTGATTGAATCGCAAGCGTTCGAACACCCTATCGTATTCGAACAACTCGATTTAGCCGTGCCGGATTCGATTCGTCACCGCATCGGCAACATGATCGATCAACACGGCGAGCTATACGGCTTGGTAAACAATGCGGCGGTCGGCTTAGACGGTGTGCTCGCTACGATGCATGAATCGGACATCCAAGACACACTGCAGATCAACCTGACATCGACAATCTTAGTTACCAAATACGCTAGTCGGTCGATGCTGATCCAGCGCCGAGGCCGCATCGTCAACGTTGCTTCCGTTGTCGCACGAACGGGCTACAGTGGCCTAGCCGTGTACGCGGCGACCAAAGCGGGGCTGATCGGATTTACGAAGTCGCTTTCTCGAGAATTGGGGAAAGTTGGCATCACCGTCAATAGCGTTTCACCAGGTTTCCTGGAAACGGAAATGACTGAGACTCTAGGCCAAGAATCGTTGGCAAAAATCAAGAGCCGTAGCGCCTTGAAGAAACTCGCGTCGATCGATGACGTCGCCGGAGGCATAGCCTACCTGATGAGTGACGCCGGTGTATCCGTCACAGGAACGGATCTTGTTATCGATGCCGGTGGCACCGCATAA
- a CDS encoding class I adenylate-forming enzyme family protein translates to MNRFSSLRSVLFDLPDDRPLWSTVNDEIIRVSDIKHWLTESSHAFAIARNRNVAVEAIDDRSFALSLVLLDGLANQITMLPRSVSPERKQSILKHSLSELILELPTETIDDTSGAFWPLKPASFLFRCLGDGCDDHHATPSEVLTSESGNANASASTTRWIMTTSGTTGVPKLVSHTFDSLTRSCRRGDSCGETFRWGSLYSLGSFAGLQVFLQSWVAGSRLLFSDDHEGLAKQLSDFARRGCNALSATPTLWRLILMSQESASLPLRQITLGGEIVDQPLLDALQARYPGARITHIYASTEAGVGFAVNDGRAGFPISYLDACPGNVELQIDHDHHLLLRHAKFQQRYVNERADEPLSGDDGFIDSGDIVQLIDDRIQFRGRANGTINVGGLKVMPQEIELTLQAMPEVSLARVYAKKNPFSGSVVAAEIVASEEHKFPPKDLSARALRWCRTRLDRHKIPALIDVVDHIAITDTGKIVR, encoded by the coding sequence GTGAATCGATTCTCATCGCTTCGGTCAGTGCTATTTGATTTACCGGACGACCGCCCGCTTTGGTCGACCGTTAATGATGAAATCATTCGCGTATCGGATATCAAGCACTGGCTTACCGAATCATCTCATGCCTTTGCGATCGCCAGAAATCGAAATGTCGCGGTCGAAGCGATTGATGACCGCTCGTTCGCGCTTTCACTCGTGCTACTCGATGGACTGGCCAACCAAATCACCATGCTTCCCCGTTCGGTTTCACCCGAACGAAAACAGAGCATTTTAAAGCACTCGCTAAGCGAACTGATTCTCGAATTACCGACCGAAACGATCGATGATACGTCCGGTGCGTTTTGGCCTCTCAAACCTGCTTCGTTTCTGTTCCGGTGCCTTGGCGATGGATGTGACGACCATCATGCCACACCGTCCGAGGTTCTCACTTCGGAGAGCGGCAATGCTAACGCATCAGCATCGACCACAAGGTGGATCATGACGACTTCGGGAACGACCGGCGTTCCCAAGCTTGTTTCTCACACCTTTGACTCGTTGACCCGAAGTTGTCGACGAGGCGATTCCTGTGGCGAGACTTTTCGTTGGGGATCACTGTATTCGCTCGGCAGCTTCGCTGGCTTGCAAGTCTTTCTGCAAAGCTGGGTCGCCGGGTCACGGCTGCTTTTTTCAGACGATCACGAAGGGCTGGCCAAGCAACTTTCCGATTTCGCTCGGCGAGGTTGCAATGCACTGTCGGCGACACCGACACTCTGGCGACTCATCTTAATGTCACAAGAGTCGGCGTCGCTTCCACTGAGACAAATCACGCTCGGTGGGGAAATTGTCGATCAGCCACTTCTCGACGCATTGCAGGCACGTTATCCCGGTGCCCGTATCACCCACATCTACGCCTCTACCGAGGCGGGGGTCGGATTCGCAGTGAACGATGGGCGTGCTGGATTTCCGATTTCCTACTTAGATGCGTGTCCGGGTAACGTCGAACTGCAAATCGATCATGACCATCATCTCTTGCTGCGACATGCCAAATTTCAGCAACGCTACGTCAACGAACGAGCAGACGAACCACTATCCGGCGATGACGGGTTTATTGATTCAGGCGACATCGTTCAACTCATCGATGATCGTATCCAATTCCGGGGGCGGGCGAACGGCACGATCAACGTTGGCGGACTAAAGGTCATGCCGCAGGAAATTGAATTGACTCTGCAGGCAATGCCGGAGGTTTCTTTGGCACGAGTATACGCAAAAAAGAATCCGTTCTCCGGTTCGGTCGTCGCCGCAGAAATAGTCGCGAGTGAAGAACACAAGTTTCCACCGAAAGACCTTTCCGCACGCGCATTACGGTGGTGCCGGACTCGTCTTGATCGTCACAAGATTCCCGCATTGATTGACGTCGTCGACCACATTGCAATCACAGACACCGGCAAAATTGTTCGTTAA
- a CDS encoding acyl carrier protein yields the protein MKIRETILTAMREVAHESEKSLAEPITDDSALLQFGLDSMDFAIVVARLEREFGDDPFASLEDAVYPTTFSQFLAIYEDHFLK from the coding sequence ATGAAAATTCGTGAAACAATTCTCACAGCAATGAGAGAGGTCGCGCATGAAAGTGAGAAGTCGCTTGCCGAGCCAATCACCGACGACTCAGCGCTGCTGCAATTCGGTCTCGATTCGATGGATTTTGCGATTGTCGTTGCCCGTCTAGAGCGGGAATTCGGCGACGATCCCTTCGCAAGTTTGGAAGATGCGGTTTACCCCACGACCTTCAGTCAATTTCTTGCCATCTACGAAGACCATTTTCTCAAGTGA
- a CDS encoding sugar transferase, translating into MLKRCFDFVIAGILLLAFSPILMLTAILVRWNLGSPILFRQRRPGLDGRPFELIKFRTMLDSHDRSGNVLPDEQRLTRFGRFLRSTSIDELPELINVLRGEMSLVGPRPLLMEYLERYDAVQARRHEARPGITGWAQVNGRNTTAWEERFRMDVWYVDNRNLWLDIQILFQTIVTVFSRKGIAAEGHATMPAFIGQEIQPRDTTDENS; encoded by the coding sequence ATGCTGAAACGCTGTTTTGATTTCGTGATCGCTGGAATACTGCTTCTTGCGTTTTCGCCAATTTTGATGCTGACCGCCATCTTGGTGCGTTGGAACTTAGGCAGTCCGATCTTGTTTCGACAAAGGCGTCCGGGACTTGATGGCCGTCCGTTCGAACTTATAAAGTTCCGAACGATGCTCGACAGCCATGATCGTTCTGGTAACGTTTTACCGGATGAACAACGACTGACACGTTTCGGACGTTTCCTCCGTTCAACCAGTATTGATGAATTGCCGGAACTGATCAATGTTCTCCGCGGTGAAATGAGCCTCGTAGGGCCGCGCCCCCTACTCATGGAATACCTTGAACGCTACGACGCGGTACAAGCCCGACGTCACGAAGCAAGACCTGGAATTACCGGCTGGGCTCAGGTCAACGGACGCAATACGACCGCATGGGAGGAACGATTCCGGATGGATGTTTGGTATGTTGACAACCGTAATCTTTGGCTCGACATTCAGATCTTATTCCAAACGATCGTTACAGTTTTTTCGCGGAAAGGGATCGCCGCCGAAGGTCATGCGACGATGCCGGCGTTCATAGGACAAGAGATACAGCCACGAGATACCACTGATGAAAATTCGTGA
- a CDS encoding SDR family oxidoreductase translates to MNPINQSTIVDRDVSRWRELIQKDSRTWLVTGVAGFIGSNLLETLLQLGQRVVGLDNFSTGFRHNLQLVEENVGPDHWQNFQFIEGDVRRIDDCKRAVETVDRVLHQAAIGSVPRSIADPLFTNDNNVIGTLNMLHAAQQAGVKDFVYASSSSVYGDSIQLPKIESDIGNPLSPYAVSKRVAELYSIAFANSLDFCATGLRYFNVFGARQNPDGAYAAVIPKWIDAVLNGDTITINGDGETSRDFCYIDNVVQANLLAATSPVKQAGNVFNIAAGGRCSLNELYRLVKEIAIEKQLIKHVPAPIYADFRKGDVRHSHADISRAQQGIGYSPTHDLRAGLYETISWYASQKASAPA, encoded by the coding sequence ATGAATCCTATAAATCAATCCACGATTGTCGATCGAGACGTCTCCCGATGGCGAGAACTAATTCAGAAAGATTCTCGAACTTGGTTGGTCACTGGTGTGGCCGGTTTCATCGGTTCGAATCTTCTAGAAACTCTGCTGCAACTAGGCCAACGGGTCGTCGGCCTGGATAACTTCTCGACAGGATTTCGGCATAACCTGCAGCTTGTAGAGGAAAACGTCGGTCCAGATCATTGGCAAAACTTCCAGTTCATCGAAGGCGACGTGCGGAGAATCGATGATTGCAAACGCGCCGTCGAAACCGTCGACCGCGTGCTACACCAAGCCGCAATCGGTTCCGTTCCGCGATCGATTGCGGACCCGCTGTTTACGAATGACAACAATGTCATCGGTACGTTGAACATGCTTCATGCGGCTCAGCAAGCTGGAGTCAAAGACTTTGTCTATGCGTCATCAAGCTCCGTGTACGGCGATAGCATTCAACTGCCAAAGATAGAGTCGGATATCGGAAATCCGTTATCACCATATGCAGTTTCAAAACGCGTCGCCGAACTGTATTCAATCGCCTTCGCGAATTCGCTTGATTTCTGTGCTACGGGATTGCGATATTTCAATGTTTTTGGGGCCCGCCAAAACCCCGACGGAGCTTACGCAGCCGTTATTCCCAAATGGATCGATGCGGTTTTGAATGGTGACACGATTACGATCAACGGTGATGGTGAAACCAGCCGCGATTTTTGCTACATCGACAATGTTGTTCAAGCCAATTTGTTGGCGGCAACCAGTCCCGTCAAACAGGCCGGAAATGTATTCAACATTGCAGCCGGCGGCCGATGCTCACTCAATGAATTGTATCGACTGGTTAAGGAGATCGCGATCGAGAAGCAACTGATCAAACATGTCCCCGCCCCCATTTACGCTGACTTCCGCAAGGGAGACGTGCGGCATTCTCATGCGGACATCAGCCGGGCGCAACAAGGCATCGGATACTCTCCCACTCATGATCTTCGGGCGGGGCTTTATGAAACGATTTCTTGGTATGCGTCTCAGAAAGCGAGTGCCCCGGCGTAG
- a CDS encoding glycosyltransferase family 4 protein yields MSANILLRGQLAYMREAGFDVTVISAPGDLLDQTAERERVSTIGLEMDRNPNPYKDIVALLKLIRILRRHSPDIIHYSTPKAGFIGSIAARIAGVPIRIYTLRGMRADGLRGFAASALLAMEKVACRFSHFTICVSQSLRERAVELELDRPEKLFVLTPQSSNGIDVARFSRTADTAEQAMRLRKTLGLPDNTKVIGFVGRFSADKGSQELAEAFIELRKTHTDLRLLCIGPNEANSDLPEWVSKLIQSDPNVFSTGMLANPVPAYELIDVLVLPTYREGFPNVVLEAAAMGIPVVATNVTGCTDAVVDGATGSLVEPKDSIALASAIERYLTSEPLRKAHGDAARNRVTNDFQPQAVWNSLLTTYRAALAKKSSFDV; encoded by the coding sequence ATGTCCGCGAACATCCTACTCCGTGGGCAGTTGGCGTACATGCGAGAAGCGGGCTTTGATGTCACCGTTATTTCGGCGCCAGGCGATCTACTTGACCAAACAGCCGAACGTGAACGGGTCTCAACGATCGGTTTGGAAATGGATCGCAATCCCAACCCTTATAAAGACATTGTCGCCCTGCTCAAGCTAATACGAATCCTGCGACGGCACTCACCCGACATCATACATTACAGTACTCCCAAGGCTGGATTCATTGGCAGCATCGCAGCTCGAATCGCCGGGGTGCCGATTCGGATCTATACGCTGCGCGGGATGCGAGCTGACGGCTTAAGAGGATTCGCGGCATCCGCGCTGCTTGCAATGGAAAAAGTCGCTTGCCGATTCTCTCATTTCACCATCTGTGTTAGCCAAAGCCTCCGTGAGCGAGCGGTCGAGCTTGAACTTGATCGCCCAGAGAAGCTATTCGTGCTCACCCCACAAAGCTCGAATGGCATTGACGTCGCTCGCTTCAGCCGAACCGCCGACACTGCCGAACAAGCGATGCGACTTCGAAAGACGCTCGGACTTCCGGATAACACAAAAGTCATTGGATTTGTCGGTCGATTCTCGGCCGACAAAGGAAGCCAAGAACTCGCAGAGGCATTTATTGAACTGCGGAAAACGCATACGGACTTGCGATTGCTGTGCATCGGACCGAACGAAGCAAATTCCGATCTGCCCGAATGGGTATCGAAGCTGATCCAATCAGATCCGAACGTTTTCAGCACCGGAATGCTCGCCAACCCCGTCCCAGCCTACGAACTGATCGATGTTCTGGTGCTTCCAACCTATCGTGAAGGCTTCCCCAACGTTGTTCTCGAAGCTGCGGCGATGGGTATCCCAGTAGTTGCGACCAATGTCACCGGTTGCACCGACGCGGTTGTCGACGGGGCTACCGGAAGTCTTGTCGAACCGAAAGATTCCATCGCATTAGCCTCGGCTATCGAACGTTACCTCACTTCCGAGCCACTTCGCAAGGCTCATGGTGACGCTGCTAGAAACCGAGTTACCAACGATTTTCAGCCACAAGCCGTTTGGAATTCGTTGTTAACGACCTACCGCGCTGCGTTAGCGAAAAAATCGTCCTTCGATGTGTGA
- a CDS encoding glycosyltransferase yields the protein MKITFLLSNPGLGGIERRLSWVVPELNALGHDANILNLRSHSNAAPLWEQSGVPVHSIPHEGVNRWLVAPRLYKTLRKRRPDVIHIYGLRANLVGRVTAKLACDASIISGQVSTDDWRKWYHVSLDRMTSPCVDRYMTNADAVSRAFARREKIPDEKLVTIYNGIDVNRYCCNGGARTAAREALKLTGNDVIFMMIANVRPAKNHAMLLDAVARLRSITSGFKVVLVGKDFTGSFEDEIRSRNLDDSVQYVGYQSDAGRLWPAADVAVLTSRWEGFPFSLLEAMASGLPVIATDVGGVSELIADQKSGFVVPPDAPDSLCESMRLLVESPDKRSLMGRRGRERAKTEFGLSTMLDRLVHLYQSVTEAR from the coding sequence ATGAAGATCACGTTCTTATTAAGTAATCCAGGTCTCGGCGGGATTGAACGCCGACTAAGCTGGGTCGTTCCCGAACTGAATGCTTTGGGACATGATGCGAACATTCTTAACCTCCGATCACACAGTAACGCCGCCCCGCTCTGGGAACAGTCGGGTGTCCCCGTTCACAGTATCCCGCACGAAGGTGTCAACCGCTGGCTAGTCGCTCCCCGGCTGTATAAAACGCTTCGCAAACGACGCCCCGATGTGATTCACATCTACGGCCTTCGCGCAAACTTGGTCGGCCGAGTGACCGCAAAGTTGGCCTGCGATGCATCTATCATTTCGGGTCAGGTCAGTACAGACGACTGGCGAAAGTGGTACCACGTCTCACTCGACCGAATGACATCGCCTTGTGTCGATCGCTACATGACAAACGCAGATGCGGTCAGTCGTGCGTTCGCGCGGCGCGAGAAGATACCGGATGAAAAATTGGTGACGATTTACAACGGTATTGATGTCAACCGATACTGCTGCAACGGTGGTGCCCGTACGGCGGCTAGGGAAGCACTCAAACTGACCGGTAACGACGTCATCTTCATGATGATTGCCAATGTACGGCCCGCGAAAAACCACGCCATGCTTCTTGACGCGGTCGCACGCCTACGGTCGATTACATCGGGTTTCAAAGTGGTGCTAGTCGGAAAGGACTTCACCGGATCGTTCGAGGACGAAATTCGATCGCGAAACCTTGACGACTCGGTTCAGTACGTCGGCTACCAGTCTGACGCCGGGCGGCTTTGGCCCGCCGCGGATGTTGCCGTACTCACCTCTCGCTGGGAAGGGTTTCCGTTTTCGCTTCTTGAAGCGATGGCGTCCGGACTACCCGTGATTGCAACGGACGTCGGTGGCGTTAGCGAGTTGATCGCCGATCAAAAAAGTGGCTTTGTGGTTCCCCCAGACGCCCCGGATTCACTTTGCGAATCGATGCGTCTGCTGGTCGAATCTCCCGACAAACGATCACTCATGGGACGACGAGGCCGTGAGCGCGCGAAAACAGAATTCGGTCTGTCAACAATGCTTGATCGGCTTGTTCACCTCTATCAGTCGGTCACCGAAGCCCGCTGA
- a CDS encoding acyltransferase, with protein sequence MHSKFVRKSKLLLYHVIRLFGGGVAAARFMGVKVGDDCRVITTRISTEPWLITIGNRVTITAEVFFLTHDGATSLIADERGRRHKVAPIVIGDDVFIGVCSIIHPGVRIGDRVIIAAGSVVTKSVPSGSVVGGAPARIIGNFDDYKRKALERFPASSDMVGDTFLERTDSIVDRTFRPDLVPGCTKRETTEQESDEQ encoded by the coding sequence ATGCATTCCAAGTTTGTTCGCAAGTCTAAGTTATTGCTTTACCATGTCATTCGTCTTTTTGGCGGCGGCGTCGCGGCGGCGAGATTCATGGGGGTCAAGGTGGGCGACGATTGTCGTGTTATTACGACGCGAATCAGCACCGAACCATGGCTTATTACGATCGGCAACCGGGTCACGATCACGGCCGAAGTATTCTTCTTAACGCACGATGGCGCTACTTCGCTTATTGCTGACGAGCGCGGTCGGCGTCACAAAGTCGCTCCCATCGTCATCGGCGATGACGTATTCATCGGTGTTTGCTCGATCATTCACCCCGGCGTCCGCATCGGCGACCGTGTCATCATCGCGGCCGGAAGCGTGGTCACGAAATCCGTGCCAAGTGGAAGCGTCGTTGGTGGTGCACCGGCACGAATCATCGGAAACTTTGATGACTATAAGCGGAAGGCACTCGAACGGTTTCCGGCTTCTTCGGACATGGTCGGCGATACGTTCTTAGAACGGACGGATAGCATCGTTGATCGAACGTTTCGCCCCGATCTGGTCCCCGGTTGCACCAAACGGGAAACGACGGAACAGGAATCCGACGAGCAATGA